The DNA segment TGCACAAAGCAAAGACGAGTATGTGGTCCCAAGTTTCACTTCAATCAGTTTCTTGTACGTCTTACCTGGTTTACAAGCTGCATGTTTGCAAAGTGCTCGTGCACCATGTAATATGACACTGCGATAAAACATGACAGCTGCAGCGCCTGCAGTCATCTGTAATTAATTCAGTCCATCAGTCACTTCGCTCTGGGGCAGTGTTTGTCCAAGGCAACTTGAATAGCAGCGATACTCTCGAGCAAGGACTCGAGTTCCAGCTTGCCCATCTGAAAGTGCAGTTCTCCCAAAGTCACTTGCGCCGTGGGGCCTTCGAGGTCCACCCTCCACGAGCACGAGTCTAGGCCCGGATTCCAGCGACTCTGAGCCACAACACTGGCCCGCACGCGCGCACGGTGGTTTCTCCAGAACCGAGAAGTGCACTCCGCTTGCTCCTGAGTCAGGCCGCCTTcctgtcgcttggtctgcgatgtGAGGAACGCCTCCAGCTGTGTCCAGTCCATGTTAGACGCAGCAAGCGTCTGAAATGGTCGTTAAAGCATGCTTTGAAAACCTCACGGTTGAAGAATCAACCATTTCACGACAAAGAATTCGGACTGTTTTTGATTCGCCAGCCTTAAAGTGTTCCGCCAGTGACGCTGCCGAGGGATTACGAAAGTACATGTTGGATTACATTATTGCATAACACTCTCGCATTTACAACTGATATCGCAGCGCAATTCTACGCAACAACCATTCAGGTAACGGCATAAAAAAGTACCCTCAGTACTGTCGTTGCCTTGGAGACCAATTTGGAAAAATGTTCATCCGAAAGTGAAGGATACAGTTCATTTTTCAACAATTCGTCCGTTGCATCAGGGTCACTGTAATACAACCGCTGGGCTAAGCCGCTTAGAAGGCCGAAAAATGCTTCTTTACTCATAATTAGATAGCGAGTTGAAATTCCGCCCTCGACACTGGCCACACTAACAacgctgctgcttgctgttgcccGATAAGATTGGCCCGATCTACCCAATCTTAGGATTGACTGCTGACTACTATCGGCTACAACGCTGCTACTGTCGGCGACTTCAAATTTTGGTTTCGCTATTTATCGTCCACTAAAAAGCAGCTGTCTTTAAAGCTGGCTTCCCCACAATAAAATCTCTTGTAGGGAGGAGCCCACTTCTGCAGCAAATAGTTAATAAACACTTTTAAGCCTGTAAATTGCCAAAGTGATACAAATCAAATTGGTAGTTTTCAAAGGAAACAAAGTTATCGCGCCCTCAGTTACACCGTAGAAGCTGTTGGCATATTTATGGTGTACTGAAATGGGGCAGTGTATCGTCCGTATAGCAAAATAATGGGAGAACAGGAGACGCTTCTGCAATGACGCCACCAAGCGACGCTGCGGTCGACCGGCGTGCCTAGCGCGCGAAATTGAAACACGTTGTGCAAAACTTCATGCATATATAAACTAAAACGCTCTCAAAACACAATTGAAGTTACTATaatttgcaaaaaataaataatacaaactgTTAGGATAAATCAATAATGCTGTCTGAGCTTGCACACTTCCAACCACAGATCATGCAGTGCTCCTGATCGTCTGCTCAGCGTTTCGGTTGCAGAAGGCAAACAAATTAACGCTCGTCTGCTCCTTCCGTTCGGAAAGTACGCATATGATTTTACTATTTCGAAACACACGAGAATGAGAAGCTCGGGAGGACCACCTGCAGTGTGTCTGGTGGGTTGCACGTAAGGTCCCTCTAGTTGCACGGCATTCCTTTCATGTTGCATCAGCCAGAAAAGCGGTCGCttcacttaaaaagaaaaaaaaaagaaaaagaatgaaaagaagaaaaagaaaaacttgctGCTCTGCGACGAATGCAGCCACCATCGTTTAGATATTTCGCTCCGCAAAAGGGCCCCGAAGGGCAAGAATACAGCCACTTCCTTCCCTGAATAAAGCCAATGTTCTCAAGGTTCTCAATGTTCAATGTGCCCGACCGGAAGCAGCCTGGAGTTGTTCTGATCGTTATGCAGGAACctcaatgcacacacacacacgcacacaaacattTACAAACCCAGAGCTTGCCGTGCACATAATGTGCGAACGTGGCAGGAAAAACCACAGCACGCAATCGACGAGCTCTGCACTTACATGCATGATCTCCGCGAGAACCATAACTGCTGATCCCGGAGGCCCTGTGTTACAcgttgttttaacgcgatagcgttaaggagctcgtgtcgcggaaaagccggtgtcgtcggcgtcggcgtccgcggcgttggccgtgagcgataaatcacggcaggcacttcataaataaaaagcaacttccaagatgggctgggtgggaatcgaaccagggtctccggagtgtgagacggacacgttaccactgagccacgagttcgatgcttcaaagcggtgaaaaagcgcctctagtgaacgcggtgttaccttagaaacgagctgtttctaaggctcaggcgtgcgtcgtttgctgaggcgcacatttcgttgtcgcgccgaacgctgcgttgctcgacgctcaccgcgtccgatgcggggcgcgtagtcgctgcgccgtagcccaataccccttggcgggtcgacgggaacgctgtcgcgttccactcttgaaggcgaagcttaagcgtcctccaattttttcctcTTACCATCAATGACCCCAGGCTACAGCAACAGATAGCGCTGCGATAGACTGGCGTGCTCCAGCACCCCCGGTTGTCATCGCAAAAAGAGGCACGTTTTCTCCGCCGGAGAAAGCACTGCCCTATTCCAGTGAACATGCCAGTACACCACATCAATCATAGCAGTGCCTCCTCTAGAGGAGGCACAGTGAGAAACACTTATGTACCATAGTGTACTTATTGCAACTACGGAACTAGGGCTGTTCCGTTTCGGTATTCGTAGCTTCAGGAATGCGTCACTTCCGCCTAATGAAAGTGGCGCCGAATGAAATGTGACGAACGTGATAAACTTCGCGAACCGGCAAATGTGAAATCCTGTGCGAACCAATTACGCGAAACGCTTGACAGCGTGTTTGCCAGTGCCTTCCAAAGCATATGCAGAAGTTTTTCTTGGTATGGTTCTGTATAGAGCGAAAAATTCCTCAGCTAACCTATCCTTGTGAGACTCTGGCAGAAGGTCGACTGCACAAATGGAATTTAAACA comes from the Dermacentor variabilis isolate Ectoservices chromosome 2, ASM5094787v1, whole genome shotgun sequence genome and includes:
- the LOC142571966 gene encoding COMM domain-containing protein 1-like, yielding MSKEAFFGLLSGLAQRLYYSDPDATDELLKNELYPSLSDEHFSKLVSKATTVLRTLAASNMDWTQLEAFLTSQTKRQEGGLTQEQAECTSRFWRNHRARVRASVVAQSRWNPGLDSCSWRVDLEGPTAQVTLGELHFQMGKLELESLLESIAAIQVALDKHCPRAK